Below is a window of Mucilaginibacter sp. PAMC 26640 DNA.
CACCAATAGTGCTACCCGGGAAAGTAATAGTTACGAAGGAAAGGGGTTGTCTTTTTGAGTCGGTTACAACTCCGGTTACTACCGTACTTTGGGCAACCGCAAGGGTGCTTACAAATAAGAAAAGTAAAAAAGATAAAAGCTTAAAGCCCGACTTGAAATTCATTTATTAACATTACTAAACACAAACACAACCTCTACAGGAATTATACGATCAAACTGGTGGTTTTAAAGCCGCCTGCCCGTTGTATCTGGCTAATCAAAGGCGCTGATAATACCCTAAATTAAGCATCAAAGATAAAAAAAATCCGTACAGACTATTGTGGTCAAAAAGTCAAATATCGGTAAAATAGTTTCTTCGGTTGACGATTTTTCTTCATCGTAGGCAATCGCCTGATCACCCCGTTAATTTTACGATGAATTAACGTTAACCCTGTATTTGCTCTATGTACGTAAAAAATATGCCGTTAGTGTTGTAAACAAATAATAAATCTTGAAAAACATTATCTAAATGTTAAAGGCGCCATTAAACAAAAAAACAGGTTAGGCAACTGCCTAACCTGTTTTTTTGTAAAAGTTTAGCGAGGCTTATGCGCCGGCAAACATATCATCATAATAATCCAGGCCAAGGTGAGTAATCAGGTCTTCGCCCATTAAATAGCGCAGGGTATTTTCCAGCTTAATTAATTGCTTGAAGATATCATTCTCGGCATGCAGGCCGGGTGCGGTCTGCGGTGATTTTAAATAGAATGATAACCATTCCTGGATACCGCTCATGTTGGCGCGTTTTGCCATGTCGCTAAACAAGGCAAGGTCTAAAGCGATAGGTGCAGCCAGGATAGAATCGCGGCAAAGGAAGTTGATCTTGATCTGCATTTTGTAGCCTAGCCAGCCAAAAATGTCGATGTTATCCCAGCTCTCTTTGTTATCGCCATGCGGCGGATAGTAGTTGATACGGATCTTGTGGAAGATCTCGCCGTACAGTTCCGGGTTATCTTCAGGGCGCAGGATATGTTCCAGTACACCTAGTTTAGAAACCTCTTTAGTTTTAAAGTTATCGGGATCGTCCAGCACCAAACCATCTCGGTTACCGAGGATATTGGTAGAGAACCAGCCGTGTACACCCAAAGAGCGTGCTGCCAAACCCGGAGCCAAAACGGTTTTCATCAAAGTTTGACCTGTTTTAAAGTCTTTACCCGCAATAGGAGTTTGGGTAAGCTTAGCCAGCTCTATCATCGCCGGGATATCAACAGTTAGGTTAGGGGCACCATTAGAGAAGGGAACACCTAATTTTAAAGCTGCATAAGCATAGATCATACTTGGCGCAATGCGTTTATCATCATCTAATAAAGCCTGCTCAAAAGCTGCTAACGTTTCATGAATTTCAGAGCCTTCAAAGTAAACCTCCGTGCTGCCGCACCACACCAATACCACCCTGTCAAGGCCATGTTGCTCCTTAAAATTGGTGATATCTTCCATTACCTGCTGCGCAAGCTCGTGGCGGGTACCGGTTTTAACGTGTGTGCCATCCAGGTTCTTAGCGTAGTTTTTATCGAAAGCCGCTTTCATCGGCACGATAGATTCCAGGCCTTCTCTAACCTCGTTCAGCAAAGATGCTTCTAATACTTTCGCATTCATTGCAGCTTGGTAAACGTTATCTTCGTATACATCCCATCCACCAAAAACGATGTCTTCCAGTTTGGCCAAAGGCACAAAATCTTTAATTTTTGGGTGGCGGTTCTCTGTTCTTTTGCCTAAGCGTATGCTGCCCATTTGCGTAAGCGAGCCAACCGGCTGTGAAATGCCTTTTTTAACGGCTTCAACGCCGGCAATCAGCGTAGTAGCAACTGCACCTAAACCTGGTATTAATATTCCAAGTTTGCCTGCAGCAGGTTTGATGTTAATTTTCATTTGTACTTTTTGTTTAAATTGGTAGCAGGATAGTTTTATATGCTGCCGGAAGCAGAAGTCATATCCCGCGTAATTGTTTATTTATATTGGCTTCCGGCCTAAGACTTTTGTAAAAGTGTATTTACAAAGGCAAAGTTCTTTTTGGAACTGGCAAAATTAACACCGGCAGCGTGGATATTATAGTCGCTTTCTCAATCAAATGATATCCTAAAAAACCGCTGGCACCGGTTATTAAATCCCGTTCCCTTATATTGTCTTCTCGTAGATCCGGTAGGTTTTGTACTGCTCGCCGCCAATAGCTTCAATAGCACGGTTAACCATATCGTTCTTTTCGAGTGTCCATGATGCTTCGGCATATTTTAAGCCTTTGCGCCTGTACTCTTTTATGATGCTGCCGTATAAACAAGCTTCTATACCCATTTTGCGGTAGCCATCAATTACACCGAGCAGCATGATGCGGATCCCGGTGATCTTCTTTTTGTTAAGTAATAATTTAAATAGGCCGGTAGGCAGTAAGCGGCCCTTTTTAATAGTTTTCAGGATCTGGTTAATATCCGGTATGGCAACACCAAAACCAACTATCTTACCGTTTTGCTCTGCTACCAGCGCAAAATCCGGGTCCAGGATCATCTTCAGATCCTTTGCCGTGTAATCAAATTCATCATTGGTCATCGGAAAAAAGCCAAGGTTTTTATCCCATGCCTTGTTGTATACTTCACGCAGTGCGTCTGCCTCTGCCTTAAAATTCTTTAAATTGATCTTACGAATGGTAATGCCACTATTGCGCGTTAAACGCTCCTGCAGCCTATCCAGCATCTGTAAAGATTTGTCGTTGTAATTTTGGCCGTCCCAGTGCCATGCTAACAAATCTGTTTGTTTTTTAAAGCCGGCGTTCTCAATCAGCGTAACATAGTACTCGGGGTTGTAAGGCATCATAACAACCGGTGAGCTGTCAAATCCTTTTACCAGTAGTCCGCAAGTTTCGTTAGTGGAGGGGTTAACCGGGCCAACCAGGGTTGTAGCACCTTTTTCTTTCACCCATTTGTGCGCTGCTTCAAAAAGCAGGTCGGCGGTCTCCTGGTCATTGATACAATCAAAAAATCCAAAGAAACCATCACTGGCATTATTAAAGGTATTGTGGTTGGTATTAAAAACGGCTGCAATGCGCCCTACTAATTTATCGCCGTCATAGGCTAAAAACGTTTGCAGCGAGGAATGCTTGTGAAAGGGGTGGGTTGTTAAAATGTCCCTTTGAGCAATAAATAGCTCCGGTACGTAAAAAGGATCATTCTTGTACAAATCGTGCGGAAAATCGATAAACGTAGCTAATTCTTTTTTTGAATTTACCGGGACTATTTTTTTCATTTTTAAAAGGGCTTAAAAAATAAGGCCGATGCAAATGCAGAGAGCAAATGATCGGCTTTAAAAATTATAATTTACAATAGGTTAAATTCTTTCTTTAATGCTGGTAACGCCAACTTCTTTAAATGCTTTCGAAAGCTTATCAACGGCTTCATCTATTTGTTCGAATGTATGCGTTGCCATTAATGAGAAACGGAGCAAAGAAGAATCTGAAGGCACTGCAGGAGAAACCACCGGGTTAACAAAAACACCGGCAGATTGCAGATACTTGGTCACTGCAAAGGTTTTCTCGTTATCGCGTACATAAATAGGCAATATCGGGCTTTCGGTAGGACCAAGGTCAAAACCTTCGTCAAGTAATAATTTTGACGCATAATTGGTATTGGCCCAAAGTTTTTCTATTCTTTCCGGTTCAGATTCGATGATATCCAACGCTGCAATAACGCTGGCTACCGAACCCGGAGGCATGCTTGCGCTGAACATTAAAGAGCGCGCGCGGTGTTTGATATAATCAATAGTTTCTGCATCGGCTGCAATAAAACCACCCAGTGAAGCCAGTGACTTACTGAAGGTACCCATGATCAGATCCACATCATCGGTAAGGTTAAAGTGAGATGCAGTACCTGCACCTTTATAACCGATAACGCCTAAGCTGTGGGCATCATCAACCATAATGTTTGCACCATACTGATTAGCCAGTTCAACAATTTGCGGAAGTTTAACAATATCGCCTTCCATGCTGAAAATGCCATCTATAGCAATAACTTTTACAGCATCTTCCGGTAAGTTACTCAATTTACGTTGCAGGTCGGCCATATCATTATGGGCGTACTTTACAACTTTGGAAAAAGATAAGCGGCTGCCATCGATGATACATGCATGATCGTACTCATCAAGTATCAGGTAATCGTTACGGCCCGTGATGCAGGATAGTACACCCAGGTTAACCTGGTATCCTGTACTGAACAGAACGGTAGCTTCTTTACCTACGTAAGCGGCCAGCCTGGTTTCCAGCTCAATGTGAATATCAAGCGTCCCGTTCAGGAAACGTGATCCTGCGCAGCCGGTTCCATATTTATCAATTGCCTTTTTAGATGCTTCTTTGATTAGCGGGTGATTGGTTAATCCCAAATAGGAGTTAGAACCAAACATTAAAACTCTTTTATTATCGATAATAACTTCAGTATCCTGGGCAGACTCGATCGGTCTGAAATACGGATATAACCCCGCTTCCCTGAGTGCATTAGCCACCTGGAACTGAGCTATTTTATCGTGTAACTTTTTAACCATTTATTAACACTTCTTAAATTTTTTGTAAAAATACCATGAATCTGCTTATGTCTTGCATTAGAAATGTAAATTTTTTGACACTATCTTAATAAGCGGAATTTACAATCATAAGGCAAATTAATTAAAATTTTATGGAAAATCCACATAATTTAAAAATTTGTAACAAAACATATCTGATTTGTGTTGTTAATGTAAGAATTACACCGTTTAAGTAAAATTCCTGTTGCTTACTTTATAATATTTTATAATAATGTCATCTTCGTGTTCCCTAATTATTTTGAGTTCAGATTCGCACAGGATTTCGCGCCTGGGTTTCAGCTTCCATTTCGTATTAATATCTTTATGAAAACACTTTCCGGTTTATACATTACTAATATACTACTTTTTTTCCCGGCTTTACTGTTTGCCCAGCGTTCTGCAGATACCACAACGGCAACCATCACTTTAAAACAGAGTATAGATTACGCACTGCGCAATCAACCCCTTTTACGGCAGGCTCAAATTGATGAGCAGATCAATGAACAGGATATCCGTGTCAGCCTGTCGGCTTGGTTGCCTCAAATCAACAGCTCCAATAGTTTGCAGCATTACTTTCAGCGGGTAAACATCCAATCCGCAGGTGTTGGTGCCGGCACTACCACAGGAACTGGCACTGGCACCGGAACTGGTACCGGTACCGGCACAACAACTTCACAGCAAAATTTAGCAGTAGCCAATAACGTTTCATCCCTGGGCGTATCTGCAAGCCAGGTGTTAATTAACAGCGATGTTTTACTTGCCTCCAAAGCCTCAAAGTTTTCCAGGCAATTTTATAAACAAAGCACCGAAAGCAGTAAGATCGACCTGGTATCTACCGTAAGTAAAGCTTTTTACGATGTGTTGTTATCCCAGCGCCAGTTAGATATCATCCGCCAGGATATTGTAAGGCTGCGCCGGAGTCTGAAAGATGCTTATTCGCGCTACCAGGCAGGGGTAGTTGATAAAACAGACTACAAACAAGCCACCATCGCCCTAAATAATTCATTGGCATCGCTCAAGCAAACGCAGGAAGCTATAAAATCAAAAACTGCCACTTTAAAGCAGGCAATGGGTTTTACGCCCGAACGTCGTTTGGTGTTGGCATATGATTCTGCAAGGTTGCAATCCGATGCTTTGGCCGATACCAATCAAATGTTATCATACGGTAACCGGATAGAATACCGCCAGTTGGAGACCACAAAAAACCTTCAAAACTTAAACGTTTCCTACTACCGCTGGAACTTTCTACCCTCGCTATCTGCCGTGGGCGCTTACAATATGGCCTATTTTAGCGATAGCTTTTCAAAGCTTTACAACAACAATTATCCTACAAGCTACGTCGGCCTTAATTTGGCTATCCCAATTTTTACAGGAGGGAAGCGGTTGGCCAATTTAAGTAAGGCCCGTTTACAGGTAAAGCGCACAGACCTCGACCTGGAGAACACCCGTAATGCGATCAATACCGAGTATGCACAATCTTTGGCTACCTATAAAAGCAGCTATACCAACTGGGTTTTGCTGAACGAAAACGTGCAGCTGGCGCGCGACGTGTATAAGGTGGTAGATCTGCAATATCGTGAGGGAATCAAGACTTATTTGGATGTGATCGTTGCGCAATCAGACCTTCGCACCGCCGAGTTAAATTACTATAACGCATTATTTCAACTATTATCAAGCAAAATTGACCTGCAACGCGCACTGGGTACTCTACAAGTGCAATAAATAACGAATATGAAGAACAAATATATTTCCTTCGCCGCCGCTGTGGCTCTGTTATCGGTAACAGCGTGTAAAAACAAAAAAGATGCCGCTCCGGCTGCCCCGCCGGCTACACCGGTAAATACAACAGAGGCTATTAAGGCTGAGGCGCTTTATTATGATAAATACCAGGGCATAGTGGTTTCACTTAATACCGTGGAGCTGCGCAGCCAGGTTGCCGGTTTTATAACAGGAATATTTTTTAAAGAAGGTGATGTGGTAACTAAAGGCACACCCCTTTACGAAATTGACCGGCGTAAATATGTTGCGGCTTACGAGCAGGCAAGGGCCAACGTTTTAAGCGCGAACGCTAATTTGGTAAAAGCCCAAAAAGATGTTGACCGTTATAACATGTTGCTTAAAAATGATGCCGTGGCCCGCCAAACGGTAGACCAGGCTACTGCCACCTACGAAACCAGCAAGAGCCAGGTTGCTGTAGCCCAGGCAGGCTTATCATCAGCCGCTACAGATCTTTCTTACGCTACCATCCGCGCGCCTTTTACCGGCCGGATCGGGATCTCGCAGGTTAGGCTGGGGGCACAGGTTACACCTGGCACTACCTTGCTGAATACCATTTCTGCAGGTAACCCGATGGGCGTGGATGTGGTTATTAACGAACAGGATATCGAACGCTTCTACAAGTTACAGCAGCATAGTGCCGATACTACCTTCAGATTGCAGTTATCTGATGGTACCACCTATGATAAAACGGGTAAGATCTTTGCAATTGACCGCGGGGTGAATAACCAAACCGGTAGCATCAAGGTAAGGGTGAAGTTTGAAAATCAGCACGATGTTTTGCGCGATGGCATGAGTGCTGTTTTAAGGGTGCTGAATGATGATTCCGGCGAGCGGGTGCAGATTCCATACAAAGCGGTTACCGAGCAAATGGGTGAGTTTTTTGTATTTACAAGAAGAGACACCACCGTTAAGGATACCGATAAAGATAAGAATGTAAGAGACCGCCGCGATACGATTGCCAAACAGATCAAAGTAACGCTTGGCCCGCGTATCAACAGCAATGTTGTTGTAATGAAGGGCCTGAAGCCAGGCGACCAGGTGGTTACCGAAGGATTTCAGCGTTTGAAGGATGGCGGCAAAATTACTTTAGGTACGGCGCCACCGGCCCAGGGTGCAGATGGTAAAAAGCCCGCTGCCGCAGCTAAACAATAGGTTATAAAGATAGTATAGGAGCCCGGCTCCGGAATTTTATCTAAAAGATATAAAGAATGATCGCAGATACTTTTATAAAGCGCCCGGTAACAGCCATTGTAATATCACTGGTAATTGTTATTGTGGGCATACTCGCCATGTTGAGCCTGCCTATTGGGCAGTACCCGGAAATAACGCCTCCAACTGTGCAGGTAACCGGTACCTACACCGGTGCCGATGCATTAACGGTTGAACAAACCGTTGCAACCCCGGTAGAGGTACAGGTGAATGGTACACCGGGGATGACCTACCTGCAAAGTAACAGTACCAGTAATGGTGCCATGAGCATGACGGTGAATTTTGAGGTGGGTACAGATATTAATAATGCGGCACTGGATGTGCAGAACCGAGTTGGTATAGCACAGCCTACCTTGCCGCAGGAGGTACAGCGCCTGGGTTTGGTGGTACGTAAGCGTAACCCCAGCATTTTGATGCTGGTAGCCATGTTTTCGCCTAAGGGCAGCCATGATGTTACCTTTACTGATAACTACACCAACGTATTTATAAAGGATGCCTTGCTGCGTACAAAAGGTGTGGGTGATGTATTTACCCGTGCAGATGACTTTAGTATGCGTATTTGGTTAAAGCCGGATAAGCTGGCTGCCTTAAATATGACCGCCGCCGATGTTACCGCTGCCCTTACCGAACAAAATGCACAGGTTGCAGCTGGTACTGTGGGTGCCACGCCACAGCTTAAAGGGCAAACCTTTGAATATACGGTACTGGTGAAAGGCCGTTTGACCGATAAATCGGAGTTTGAAAATATTGTGGTGAAAACCCAGCCGGGCACAGGTTCAATAGTTCATTTAAAAGATGTGGCCCGCGTAGAGCTGGGTAAATTCAACTACTCCGGTAACTCATTTGTGGATGGCAAAAGAGCATCCTACCTGCTGATTTACCAGGCACCGGGAAGTAACGCAATCGAGACTGCGGATGCAGTAACTGCAACGATGAACGATTTAAAAAAATCATTCCCTGCTGATATTGATTACGTGGTGCCATTTGAATCGGTTACGGTAGTAAAAGTTTCACTGGAGGAAGTGGTGGAAACGCTGGTAATCGCACTGGCGCTGGTAATTGTGGTAGTTTTCTTATTTCTTCAAAACTGGCGGACCACGCTTATACCTGTTTTGGCTATCCCGGTATCCATTGTAGGTACATTCATCTTCTTCATACCGCTTGGCTTTACCATTAACACGCTTACCCTGTTTGGTTTTGTGCTGGCGATAGGTATTGTGGTGGATGATGCTATTGTGGTGGTTGAGGCCGTACAGCATTATATGGATGAAGAGGGGATGTCTCCTAAAGAAGCCACGCATCGTGCCATGCAGGATATTTCTGCGCCGGTAATTGCCATCGCTTTAATTCTTGCGGCGGTGTTTGTACCGGTAGGCTTTGTGCCCGGCATTGTGGGACGGCTTTACCAGCAGTTTGCCATCACTATTGCCATCTCGGTGTTGATCTCAGCCTTTGTAGCATTATCATTAACGCCTGCCTTGTGTACTATCCTGTTACGTCCGCATA
It encodes the following:
- a CDS encoding inositol-3-phosphate synthase, whose translation is MKINIKPAAGKLGILIPGLGAVATTLIAGVEAVKKGISQPVGSLTQMGSIRLGKRTENRHPKIKDFVPLAKLEDIVFGGWDVYEDNVYQAAMNAKVLEASLLNEVREGLESIVPMKAAFDKNYAKNLDGTHVKTGTRHELAQQVMEDITNFKEQHGLDRVVLVWCGSTEVYFEGSEIHETLAAFEQALLDDDKRIAPSMIYAYAALKLGVPFSNGAPNLTVDIPAMIELAKLTQTPIAGKDFKTGQTLMKTVLAPGLAARSLGVHGWFSTNILGNRDGLVLDDPDNFKTKEVSKLGVLEHILRPEDNPELYGEIFHKIRINYYPPHGDNKESWDNIDIFGWLGYKMQIKINFLCRDSILAAPIALDLALFSDMAKRANMSGIQEWLSFYLKSPQTAPGLHAENDIFKQLIKLENTLRYLMGEDLITHLGLDYYDDMFAGA
- a CDS encoding 8-amino-7-oxononanoate synthase translates to MVKKLHDKIAQFQVANALREAGLYPYFRPIESAQDTEVIIDNKRVLMFGSNSYLGLTNHPLIKEASKKAIDKYGTGCAGSRFLNGTLDIHIELETRLAAYVGKEATVLFSTGYQVNLGVLSCITGRNDYLILDEYDHACIIDGSRLSFSKVVKYAHNDMADLQRKLSNLPEDAVKVIAIDGIFSMEGDIVKLPQIVELANQYGANIMVDDAHSLGVIGYKGAGTASHFNLTDDVDLIMGTFSKSLASLGGFIAADAETIDYIKHRARSLMFSASMPPGSVASVIAALDIIESEPERIEKLWANTNYASKLLLDEGFDLGPTESPILPIYVRDNEKTFAVTKYLQSAGVFVNPVVSPAVPSDSSLLRFSLMATHTFEQIDEAVDKLSKAFKEVGVTSIKERI
- a CDS encoding transporter, whose amino-acid sequence is MKTLSGLYITNILLFFPALLFAQRSADTTTATITLKQSIDYALRNQPLLRQAQIDEQINEQDIRVSLSAWLPQINSSNSLQHYFQRVNIQSAGVGAGTTTGTGTGTGTGTGTGTTTSQQNLAVANNVSSLGVSASQVLINSDVLLASKASKFSRQFYKQSTESSKIDLVSTVSKAFYDVLLSQRQLDIIRQDIVRLRRSLKDAYSRYQAGVVDKTDYKQATIALNNSLASLKQTQEAIKSKTATLKQAMGFTPERRLVLAYDSARLQSDALADTNQMLSYGNRIEYRQLETTKNLQNLNVSYYRWNFLPSLSAVGAYNMAYFSDSFSKLYNNNYPTSYVGLNLAIPIFTGGKRLANLSKARLQVKRTDLDLENTRNAINTEYAQSLATYKSSYTNWVLLNENVQLARDVYKVVDLQYREGIKTYLDVIVAQSDLRTAELNYYNALFQLLSSKIDLQRALGTLQVQ
- a CDS encoding efflux transporter periplasmic adaptor subunit, coding for MKNKYISFAAAVALLSVTACKNKKDAAPAAPPATPVNTTEAIKAEALYYDKYQGIVVSLNTVELRSQVAGFITGIFFKEGDVVTKGTPLYEIDRRKYVAAYEQARANVLSANANLVKAQKDVDRYNMLLKNDAVARQTVDQATATYETSKSQVAVAQAGLSSAATDLSYATIRAPFTGRIGISQVRLGAQVTPGTTLLNTISAGNPMGVDVVINEQDIERFYKLQQHSADTTFRLQLSDGTTYDKTGKIFAIDRGVNNQTGSIKVRVKFENQHDVLRDGMSAVLRVLNDDSGERVQIPYKAVTEQMGEFFVFTRRDTTVKDTDKDKNVRDRRDTIAKQIKVTLGPRINSNVVVMKGLKPGDQVVTEGFQRLKDGGKITLGTAPPAQGADGKKPAAAAKQ